The Stigmatella aurantiaca DW4/3-1 genome contains the following window.
GGAGGCGCCGGAGACCACGCCCTCCAGCATGGAGGCGTACAGGTCATCGCTCTCCTCGCGGGCCCGCTCCGCGTCCCGGCGGAAGGCGTTGCCCGTGTCCGAGCTGTAGAGGGTGGGGACTTCCTTGGGGCGGAACTTCTTCACCACCACGCCGCAGCCGAACGGCTGGAGCACCTCCTCGGCCCGCTTGCGCAGCGGGAAGACGGCCTCCCGCTCATCCAGCGTCAGCTCGTCGAAGCTCTGCGGCAGGTCCGAGGCGGAGAAGCGCTCCACCTGCGCGTCCTGGAAGACGCGAGGCAGCTTCTCCAGCAAGTCCGTGTCGTAGACATACGCGGCGTTCAGCACGCACAGACCCTGGGCGGCCGCCACCCGGGACACCTGCCGGAACTCATCCAGGGAGGAGACGTAGCGCACCTGGGAGGAGGTCTGCCGGTAGTCCGCCAGCGTCATCGCCCCCAGGGAGGTCTCGAAGGGCAGCCAGCCGATGATGAGCCGGTAGAAGTCATCGTCATCCAGGGCGAGGGCCTTCATGGACAGGGCGTGCAATTGGATGAGCCCCTGGAGGGCGCGGGGATCGTCCTTGGCCAGCTCCACCAGGTAGCGCCGCAGGGCCTGGCCCAGGGCCGTGCGGGCGCGCGTCAGGGTGTCGTTCTCGTAGAAGGACTCGCGGCTGGCGGTGGGGCGCAGATCATTGGCGTTCACCACGCACTTCACGAAGAAGGCCCACTCGGGCAGCAGGTTCTCCGCGCTCTCGGACAAGAGCATGTTCTTCAGGTACACGCGGTGCTTCTGCTTGGCGTTGTAGTGGGGGCTGAAGGGCAGCACGAAGGCCACGCCCTCCACGTCTCCGGCCTCGGACTTCAGCGGGATGCAGTCGATGAAGGTCATCCCGAAGACGTCGCGCCCATAGGCGAGCAGCGCCGCCCGCCGCTCCGAGGCGCTGCCGTAGGTGCGGCGCCAGGGAGCCCCCTCGGTGTTGATGCGCCCGCTGTAGCCCCCCGCCGTCAGGTGGATGGGAAAGGGCAGCAGCCCGCCATAGTGGAGGGCGAGCTCCCGGACGCGCTGGGGGGTGAAGAGGCTGGCCGCATCCGGCCTCGCCACCAGGAACACCTGGGTGCCCGGCCGCTCGAGCGGGTGTCCAGAGGGCCGCACGGTGTAGATCCCGTCGTGCCGCCCCCGCCATTCCATGGTGGGCGAGCCGCCCTGGGCGGAGCGCGTCACCACGAGCACCTCGTCACACACCATGAAACAGGACAGCAGCCCGATGCCGAACTGGCCAATGAAGTCGCCCCGCCGCTCGGCCAGGACTTCCCGCTTGGAACTCTCGCCGATGGTGGCCAGGAAGCGGTGGATCTCCTCCTCCGTCAGCCCGATGCCGTCATCGCTGAAGAGCAGGGTGGGGGGACCTCCATCTTGTTTCTCGATGAGTTCAATCCGGAT
Protein-coding sequences here:
- a CDS encoding HSP90 family protein → MDHRFQINLRGVIDLLSHHLYSSPDVYIRELLQNATDAIRARQHLEPGHEGSIRIELIEKQDGGPPTLLFSDDGIGLTEEEIHRFLATIGESSKREVLAERRGDFIGQFGIGLLSCFMVCDEVLVVTRSAQGGSPTMEWRGRHDGIYTVRPSGHPLERPGTQVFLVARPDAASLFTPQRVRELALHYGGLLPFPIHLTAGGYSGRINTEGAPWRRTYGSASERRAALLAYGRDVFGMTFIDCIPLKSEAGDVEGVAFVLPFSPHYNAKQKHRVYLKNMLLSESAENLLPEWAFFVKCVVNANDLRPTASRESFYENDTLTRARTALGQALRRYLVELAKDDPRALQGLIQLHALSMKALALDDDDFYRLIIGWLPFETSLGAMTLADYRQTSSQVRYVSSLDEFRQVSRVAAAQGLCVLNAAYVYDTDLLEKLPRVFQDAQVERFSASDLPQSFDELTLDEREAVFPLRKRAEEVLQPFGCGVVVKKFRPKEVPTLYSSDTGNAFRRDAERAREESDDLYASMLEGVVSGASGNEQPLLTFNFHNPVVRRLAAVTDPHLIKLSVEMLYVQALLLGHRPLNAREMLLLNQGLLGLIASRLEGGEEPPDRGGMH